Proteins encoded in a region of the Kryptolebias marmoratus isolate JLee-2015 linkage group LG14, ASM164957v2, whole genome shotgun sequence genome:
- the sptan1 gene encoding spectrin alpha chain, non-erythrocytic 1 isoform X6 — MDIVGVKVLETAEDIQERRQQVLDRYRRFKELSVVRRQKLEDSYRFQFFRRDADELEKWIQEKLQIASDENYKDPSNLQGKLQKHQAFEAEVQANSGAIIKLDKTGNLMITEGHFASETIRTRLEELHRLWDLLLQKTKEKGMRLLQAQKLVQYLRECEDALDWISDKEAIVTSEEVGQDLEHVELLQKKFEEFQTDLAAHEERVNEVNQLAAKLIQEEHPEVELIVRKQEEVNAAWQRLKGLSQQRQAKLFGSAEVQRFNRDVDETISWIKEKEQLMASDDFGRDLASVQALLRKHGGLERDLDALKDKVNTLGGDAERLQETHPPNASQIHLKKDELVTNWEQIQTLAAERHARLNDSYQLQRFTADFRDLTSWVTEMKALINADELANDVAGAEALLDRHQEHKGEIDAHEDSFRSTDEAGQALLNTGHYASEEVKEKLGILTQEKESLLELWEVRRQQYEQCMDLQLFYRDTEQVDNWMSKQEAFLLNEDLGDSLDSVEALVKKHEDFEKSLSAQEEKITALDEFATKLIQNNHYAKEDVATRRDALLSRRNALHERAQARRAALDDSFLLQQFFRDSDELKSWINEKMKTATDESYKDPSNLQGKVQKHQAFEAELTANQSRIDSLQKSGQELLDRKHYASTEVSARMEEVSSQWKKLQEATELKGIKLREANQQQQFNRNVEDIELWLYEVEGHLASDDFGKDLTSVQNLQKKHALLEADVAAHQDRIDGISIQARQFQEAGHFDADNIKKKQEALVVRYEALREPMAARKQKLSDSLRLQQLFRDVEDEETWIREKEPIASSTNRGKDLIGVQNLLKKHQALQAEITGHEPRIKMVTQKGDTMVEEGHFAGEEVKAKLAELHGRWDTLKSKASQRRQDLEDSLQAQQYFADANEAESWMREKEPIVGSPDYGKDEDSAEALLKKHEALMSDLSAYGSSIQALKEQAQSCRQQVAPTDDETGKELVLALYDYQEKSPREVTMKKGDILTLLNSTNKDWWKVEVNDRQGFVPAAYVKKLDPTQSSSRENLLDEHGSIAARQEQIENQLVTKEACSVSVRMKQVEELYGTLLELGEKRKNMLEKSCKKFMLFREANELQQWIHEKEGALTNEEVGSDLEQVEVLQKKFDDFQKDLKANESRLRDINKVASELESEGLMAEEAPMVQAQQQELLASAAGKDEPDSKTASPWKTVRLGVQTTANFNSIKELNNRWRSLQQLAEDRSNMLGSAHEVQRFHRDADETKEWIEEKNQALNTDNYGHDLASVQALQRKHEGFERDLAALGDKVKSLGETAERLIQSHPEAVDDIQEKCTELNTAWSSLVGRADQRKEKLGNSHDLQRFLSDFRDLMSWINGIRGLVSSEELAKDVTGAEALLERHQEHRTEIDARAGTFQQFEHFGQQLLARGHYASPEIQQKLAALDRERADLENAWVQRRMMLDQCLELQLFNRDCEQAENWMAAREAFLASDDKGDSLDSVEALIKKHEDFDKAINVQEEKIAALQSFADQLIGADHYAKPEISNRRNEVLDRWRRLKAQMIEKRSKLGESQTLQQFSRDVDEIEAWISEKLQTATDESYKDPTNIQSKHQKHQAFEAELHANADRIRGVIDTGNSLIQRGACAGSEDAVKARLSALDEQWQFLVNKSAEKSQKLKEANKQQNFNTGIKDFDFWLSEVEALLASEDYGKDLASVNNLLKKHQLLEADISAHEDRLKDLNGQADSLMASNAFDTSQVKDKRDAVNGRFAKIKSMAAGRRAKLNESHRLHQFFRDLDDEESWIKEKKLLVGSEDYGRDLTGVQNLRKKHKRLEAELGAHEPAIQSVLDTGKKLSDDNTIGQEEIQQRLAQFVEHWKELKDLSGARGRRLEESLEYQQFVANVEEEEAWINEKLNLVGSEDYGDTLAAVQGLLKKHEAFETDFTVHRDRVNDVCVNGEELIKKNNHHVDNISAKMAALRGKVSELERAAAQRKAKLDENSAFLQFNWKADVVESWIGEKENSLKTDDYGRDLSSVQTLLTKQETFDAGLQAFQQEGITNITALKDQLLAAKHVQSKAIEARHAALIKRWNQLLSNSAARKKKLLEAQEHFRKVEDLFLTFAKKASAFNSWFENAEEDLTDPVRCNSLEEIRALREAHEAFRSSLSSAQTDFNQLAELDQQIKSYQVVSNPYTWFTMEALEETWRNLQKIIKERELELQKEQRRQEENDKLRQEFAQHANAFHQWLQETRTYLLDGSCMVEESGTLESQLEATKRKHQEIRAMRSQLKKIEDLGAAMEEALILDNKYTEHSTVGLAQQWDQLDQLGMRMQHNLEQQIQARNTTGVTEEALKEFSMMFKHFDKEKSGRLNHQEFKSCLRSLGYDLPMVEEGEPDPEFEAILDTVDPNRDGNVSLQEYMAFMISRETENVKSSEEIESAFRALSTENKPYVTKEELYQNLTKEQADYCLSHMKPYLDSKGREVPSAFDFVEFTRSLFVN; from the exons ATGGACATCGTAGGAGTCAAAGTGCTGGAGACAGCCGAAGACATCCAGGAACGCCGGCAGCAGGTTCTAGACCGCTACCGGCGTTTCAAGGAGCTGTCGGTTGTTCGCCGGCAGAAGCTGGAGGACTCGTACCGCTTCCAGTTCTTCCGCCGAGACGCTGATGAGTTGGAGAAGTGGATCCAGGAGAAACTGCAGATCGCCTCTGATGAGAACTACAAGGACCCGTCCAACCTGCAG GGTAAACTGCAGAAACATCAGGCCTTCGAAGCTGAAGTTCAGGCCAACTCTGGAGCCATCATCAAACTGGACAAGACTGGAAACCTGATGATCACCGAGGGACACTTCGCCTCCGAGACCATCCGG ACCCGTCTGGAGGAGCTGCACCGTCTGTGGGACCTCCTGCTGCAGAAGACCAAGGAGAAGGGGATGCGTCTGCTGCAGGCCCAGAAACTGGTCCAGTACCTGCGGGAGTGTGAAGATGCCCTGGACTGGATCAGCGACAAG GAGGCCATCGTCACCTCTGAGGAGGTGGGTCAGGACCTGGAGCACGTGGAGCTCCTGCAGAAGAAGTTCGAGGAGTTTCAGACGGATCTGGCGGCCCACGAGGAGCGCGTGAACGAGGTGAACCAGCTGGCGGCCAAGCTGATCCAGGAGGAGCACCCCGAGGTGGAGCTGATCGTCCGTAAGCAGGAGGAGGTGAACGCAGCCTGGCAGCGCCTGAAGGGTCTGTCCCAGCAGAGACAGGCCAAGCTCTTCggttctgctgaggttcagCGCTTCAACAG GGACGTTGATGAGACCATCAGCTGGATCAAGGAGAAGGAGCAGCTGATGGCCTCTGATGACTTCGGCAGAGACCTGGCCAGCGTTCAGGCTCTGCTGAGGAAACATGGAGGTCTGGAGAGAGACCTGGATGCTCTGAAGGACAAG GTGAACACTCTGGGAGGAGACGCAGAGCGCCTCCAGGAGACCCATCCCCCGAACGCTTCCCAGATCCACCTGAAGAAGGACGAGCTGGTCACCAACTGGGAGCAGATCCAAACCCTGGCTGCTGAACGCCACGCTCGCCTCAACGACTCCTACCA GCTGCAGCGTTTCACCGCAGACTTCAGGGACCTGACCAGCTGGGTGACGGAGATGAAGGCTCTGATCAACGCTGACGAACTGGCCAATGACGTGGCAGGAGCTGAGGCCCTGCTGGACCGCCACCAGGAGCACAAG GGGGAAATCGATGCTCATGAGGACAGTTTCAGATCCACGGATGAAGCTGGTCAGGCTCTGCTGAATACAGGACATTACGCCTCCGAGGAGGTCAAAGAAAAG CTCGGTATCCTGACTCAGGAGAAGGAGTCTCTGTTGGAGCTGTGGGAGGTTCGCCGGCAGCAGTACGAGCAGTGCATGGACCTGCAGCTCTTCTACAGAGACACGGAGCAGGTGGACAACTGGATGAGCAAACAGGAG GCGTTCCTGCTGAATGAAGACCTCGGGGACTCTCTGGACAGCGTGGAGGCGCTGGTGAAAAAACACGAGGACTTTGAGAAGTCCCTGAGCGCCCAGGAGGAGAAGATCACT GCTCTGGATGAATTTGCCACCAAGCTGATCCAGAACAACCACTACGCTAAAGAGGACGTGGCGACACGCAGAGATGCA CTTCTGAGCCGCAGGAACGCCCTGCATGAGCGAGCTCAGGCCCGCCGGGCCGCTCTGGACGACTCCTTCCTCCTGCAGCAGTTCTTCAGGGACTCTGACGAGCTGAAGAGCTGGATCAACGAGAAGATGAAGACCGCCACCGACGAGTCCTACAAG GACCCCTCCAACCTGCAGGGGAAGGTGCAGAAACACCAGGCCTTCGAGGCCGAGCTGACGGCCAATCAGAGCCGCATCGATTCTCTGCAGAAGTCGGGTCAGGAGCTGCTGGACAGGAAGCACTACGCGTCCACCGAGGTGTCGGCTCGCATGGAGGAGGTCAGCTCGCAGTGGAAGAAGCTGCAGGAGGCCACCGAGCTGAAGG GCATCAAGCTGCGCGAGgccaaccagcagcagcagttcaaCAGGAACGTGGAGGACATCGAGCTCTGGCTCTACGAGGTGGAGGGACACCTGGCGTCAGACGACTTCGGGAAAGACCTGACGAGCGTCCAGAACCTGCAGAAGAAGCACGCTCTGCTGGAGGCCGACGTGGCTGCTCACCAG GATCGGATCGACGGGATCTCGATCCAGGCCCGGCAGTTCCAGGAGGCCGGGCACTTTGATGCCGACAACATCAAGAAGAAGCAGGAAGCTCTGGTGGTCCGTTACGAAGCTCTGCGTGAGCCCATGGCCGCCCGCAAACAGAAACTGTCCGACTCGCTGCGACTGCAGCAGCTGTTCAGAGACGTGGAGGACGAGGAGACCTGGATCCGTGAGAAGGAACCCATCGCTTCTTCTACCAACAGAG GTAAAGACCTGATTGGTGTCCAGAACCTCCTGAAGAAGCACCAGGCGCTGCAAGCCGAGATCACGGGTCATGAACCTCGAATCAAGATGGTCACCCAGAAAGGAGACACCATGGTGGAGGAAG GGCACTTTGCAGGCGAGGAGGTGAAGGCCAAGCTGGCTGAACTTCACGGCCGCTGGGACACCCTGAAGTCCAAGGCGTCTCAGAGGAGACAGGACCTGGAGGACTCTCTGCAGGCCCAGCAGTACTTCGCTGACGCCAACGAGGCCGAGTCCTGGATGAGGGAGAAGGAGCCCATTGTCGGGAGTCCGGACTACGGCAAAGACGAGGACTCAGCTGAG GCTCTGCTGAAGAAGCACGAGGCCCTGATGTCGGACCTGTCTGCTTACGGCAGCAGCATCCAGGCCCTGAAGGAGCAGGCGCAGTCCTGCAGG CAACAAGTGGCTCCCACCGACGACGAGACCGGCAAGGAGCTGGTTCTGGCTCTGTACGACTACCAGGAGAAGAGCCCGCGAGAAGTGACCATGAAGAAGGGCGACATCCTCACCCTCCTCAACAGCACCAACAAG GACTGGTGGAAGGTGGAGGTGAACGACCGTCAGGGCTTCGTTCCTGCTGCCTACGTGAAGAAGTTGGACCCGACCCAGTCGTCCTCCAGGGAGAACCTTCTGGACGAACACGGCAGCATCGCAGCTCGTCAGGAACAGATCGAGAACca GCTGGTCACCAAGGAGGCCTGCAGCGTCTCTGTACGCATGAAGCAGGTGGAAGAGCT GTACGGCACGCTGCTGGAGCTGGGGGAGAAGCGTAAAAACATGCTGGAGAAGAGCTGCAAGAAGTTCATGTTGTTCCGCGAAGCCAACGAGCTGCAGCAGTGGATCCACGAGAAGGAGGGCGCCCTGACCAACGAGGAGGTGGGCTCCGACCTCGAGCAGGTCGAGGTTCTGCAGAAGAAGTTTGACGACTTCCAGAAG GACCTGAAGGCGAACGAGTCCCGGCTGAGAGACATCAACAAGGTGGCGTCAGAGCTGGAGTCTGAGGGTCTGATGGCTGAAGAAGCTCCGATGGTTCAGGCTCAG CAACAAGAGCTGCTGGCTTCTGCTGCCGGGAAG GATGAACCCGACTCCAAGACGGCGTCTCCGTGGAAG aCTGTTCGTTTGGGTGTCCAAACAACGGCTAACTTTAATTCCATCAAG GAGCTGAATAATCGCTGGCGCTcgctgcagcagctggctgaggACCGGAGCAACATGCTGGGCAGCGCCCACGAGGTGCAGCGCTTCCACAG AGACGCTGATGAAACCAAAGAGTGGATCGAGGAGAAGAACCAGGCCCTCAACACAGACAACTACGGCCACGACCTGGCCAGCGTTCAGGCTCTGCAGCGGAAACACGAAGGCTTCGAGCGCGACCTGGCAGCTCTGGGCGATAAG GTGAAATCTCTGGGGGAGACGGCCGAGCGGCTGATCCAGTCCCACCCCGAGGCCGTGGACGACATCCAGGAGAAATGCACGGAGCTGAACACAGCCTGGAGCAGCCTGGTGGGGCGGGCCGACCAACGCAAGGAGAAGCTGGGAAACTCCCATGACCTGCAGCGCTTCCTGTCCGACTTCAG AGACCTGATGTCCTGGATCAATGGGATCCGGGGCCTGGTGTCCTCAGAGGAGCTGGCCAAGGACGTGACGGGAGCCGAAGCTCTGCTGGAGCGCCACCAG GAGCACCGCACCGAGATCGACGCTCGCGCCGGGACCTTCCAGCAGTTCGAGCACTTCGGCCAGCAGCTGCTGGCTCGAGGGCACTACGCCAGCCCCGAGATCCAGCAGAAGCTGGCGGCTCTGGACCGCGAGCGCGCCGACCTGGAGAACGCCTGGGTGCAGCGCCGCATGATGCTGGACCAGTGCCTGGAGCTGCAG ctcttTAACAGGGACTGTGAGCAGGCGGAGAACTGGATGGCGGCTCGGGAGGCGTTCCTCGCCAGCGATGATAAAGGCGACTCTCTGGACAGCGTGGAGGCGCTCATCAAGAAACACGAGGACTTCGACAAGGCCATCAACGTTCAG gaggagaagatCGCGGCTCTGCAGTCGTTTGCTGACCAGCTGATCGGAGCCGATCATTACGCCAAACCTGAGATCTCCAACCGCCGCAACGAGGTCCTGGACAG GTGGCGCCGGCTGAAGGCCCAGATGATTGAGAAGCGCTCGAAGCTGGGAGAGTCTCAGACCCTGCAGCAGTTCAGCCGGGACGTGGACGAGATCGAGGCCTGGATCAGCGAGAAACTCCAGACCGCCACCGACGAGTCCTACAAGGATCCCACCAACATCCAG AGcaaacatcagaaacatcagGCGTTTGAGGCCGAGCTGCACGCCAACGCCGACAGGATCCGAGGCGTCATCGACACCGGGAACTCCCTGATCCAGAGAGGAGCGTGCGCCGGCAGCGAGGACGCCGTCAAG GCCCGGCTCAGCGCTCTGGATGAGCAGTGGCAGTTCCTCGTCAACAAATCAGCAGAGAAGAGTCAGAAACTGAAAGAAGCCAACAAGCAGCAGAACTTCAACACCGGCATTAAGGACTTTGACTTCTGGCTGTCTGAG GTGGAGGCCCTCCTGGCCTCCGAGGATTATGGGAAAGATCTGGCGTCGGTCAACAACCTGCTGAAGAAGCATCAGCTGCTGGAGGCGGATATTTCTGCTCATGAG GACCGTCTGAAGGACCTGAATGgtcaggccgacagcctgatgGCGAGCAACGCCTTCGACACGTCGCAGGTGAAGGACAAACGAGACGCCGTCAACGGGCGCTTCGCCAAGATCAAGAGCATGGCGGCGGGGAGGCGGGCCAAGCTGAACGAGTCGCACCGCCTCCATCAGTTCTTCAGGGACCTGGACGACGAGGAGTCCTGGATCAA AGAGAAGAAGTTACTGGTCGGGTCCGAGGATTACGGACGGGATTTGACGGGAGTGCAGAACCTGAGGAAGAAGCATAAGAGGCTGGAAGCTGAACTGGGAGCTCACGAGCCGGCCATCCAG TCGGTTCTGGACACGGGGAAGAAGCTGTCTGATGACAACACCATCGGGCAGGAGGAGATCCAGCAGAGGCTGGCCCAGTTCGTGGAGCACTGGAAGGAACTGAAGGACTTATCTGGAGCGAG GGGGAGGAGGCTGGAGGAGTCGCTGGAGTACCAGCAGTTTGTGGCGAACGtggaggaagaagaagcctgGATTAATGAGAAGTTGAACCTGGTTGGGAGCGAGGACTATGGAGACACGCTGGCTGCCGTGCAG GGTCTGCTGAAAAAACACGAGGCGTTTGAGACGGACTTCACCGTCCATCGAGACCGAGTCAACGACGTCTGTGTGAACGGAGAGGAGCTCATCAAGAAG AACAACCACCACGTGGACAACATCAGCGCCAAGATGGCGGCTCTGAGAGGAAAGGTGTCGGAGCTGGAGCGGGCGGCGGCGCAGAGGAAGGCCAAGCTGGACGAAAACTCTGCTTTCCTGCAGTTCAACTGGAAGGCCGACGTCGTGGAGTCCTGGATCg GGGAGAAGGAGAACAGCCTGAAGACCGACGACTACGGCAGAGATCTGTCCTCGGTCCAGACTCTGCTCACCAAGCAG GAGACCTTCGATGCGGGTCTTCAGGCCTTCCAGCAGGAAGGAATCACCAACATCACGGCTCTGAAGGACCAGCTGCTCGCTGCCAAACACGTGCAGTCCAAGGCCATCGAGGCGCGTCACGCCGCTCTGATCAAACGCTGGAACCAGCTGCTGTCCAACTCTGCCGCTCGCAAGAAGAAGCTGCTGGAAGCTCAGGAGCACTTCAGGAAG GTCGAGGACTTGTTCCTGACCTTCGCGAAGAAAGCCTCGGCGTTCAACAGCTGGTTTGAGAACGCGGAGGAGGACCTGACAGACCCGGTGAGGTGCAACTCTCTGGAGGAGATCCGGGCCCTGCGAGAAGCCCACGAGGCGTTCCGCTCCTCGCTGAGTTCTGCGCAGACCGACTTCAACCAGCTGGCTGAGCTGGACCAGCAGATCAAGAGCTACCAGGTGGTGTCCAACCCCTACACCTGGTTCACCATGGAGGCCCTGGAGGAGACGTGGAGGAACCTGCAGAAGATCATCAAG gagcgggagctggagctgcagaaggagcagaggaggcaggaggagaacGACAAGCTCCGCCAGGAGTTCGCTCAGCACGCCAACGCCTTCCACCAGTGGCTGCAGGAGACCAG GACGTATCTTCTGGACGG GTCCTGCATGGTCGAAGAGTCCGGGACTCTGGAGTCGCAGCTGGAGGCCACAAAG cGTAAGCACCAGGAGATCCGGGCCATGCGCAGCCAGCTGAAGAAGATCGAGGACCTGGGAGCAGCCATGGAGGAGGCGCTGATCCTGGACAACAAGTACACGGAGCACAGCACCGTGGGTCTGGCCCAGCAGTGGGACCAGCTGGACCAGCTGGGGATGAGGATGCAGCACAACCTGGAGCAGCAGATCCAGGCCCG aaACACGACCGGAGTCACAGAGGAGGCGCTGAAGGAGTTCAGCATGATGTTCAA GCACTTCGACAAGGAGAAGTCGGGTCGTCTGAACCACCAGGAGTTCAAGTCCTGCCTGCGGTCTCTGGGCTACGACCTGCCCATGGTGGAGGAGGGGGAACCGGACCCGGAGTTCGAGGCCATCCTGGACACGGTGGATCCCAACAG GGATGGGAACGTGTCGCTGCAGGAGTACATGGCCTTCATGATCAGCCGGGAGACGGAGAACGTGAAGTCCAGCGAGGAGATCGAGAGCGCCTTCCGGGCCCTGAGCACCGAGAACAAACCCTACGTCACGAAGGAGGAGCTGTACCAG AACCTGACCAAGGAGCAGGCGGACTACTGCCTGTCCCACATGAAGCCGTACCTGGACAGTAAGGGCCGCGAGGTTCCGTCGGCCTTCGACTTCGTGGAGTTCACCCGCTCGCTGTTCGTCAACTGA